A region of the Candidatus Thorarchaeota archaeon genome:
ACTCTGATGTTGCCAAAGAACTCGGCATCCGTGGGCTCACCCCCGTCGATTGGCATAGGAAGCACGCTCAGGGACGTGCGGTGCGTACTCTCGTCGCCATCGTTTCTGCTTGCAACGTTCGCCACGTTCACGCTGTTTTTTATCCGGACTGGTGTGCGCACCACTCTGGTTCCGCTTTTCGCAGGTAATAACCTCGGGCTTGACACCAGTGCCATCGGCCTGATACTAACGCTTGCCGCCATATCGACTGCCATCACAATGGTGCCGATGGGACGGCTCTCTGACAGAATTGGCCGTAGGAACCCACTGGCTGTCTGCCTGCTACTGACAGCCTTCGCCACACTGCTCATCCCCTTCTCAGTAGACTACCTCACGATATCAGTCAACCTCATTGTCTACGGAGCATTCGTGGGTTTCTCTGGACCTATGGCCGCCTACGTGACTGACCTATCTCCGCCGGACAAGATTGAGGTGTCAATGGGGCTTTATCGGATGATTAGTGACATTGGATTCGTGGTAGGTCCTCTCCTGCTTGGCTATGTCTCCGACATCACTGCAACACCCGTTCCGGGTGAGACGCATATAGGTGCAATCGGAGTTCTGCCATTTGTAGTGGCCGCCGCATTGCTGTTCGTTTCGGGACTCTCTCTCCTGCGTGCTGCGGACCCGGTTCGCCAACGAAGGGACGCACCACAGTCCGAGCCGCACCCCTAGTCCGGAAGGCTGCTTCACAGTCAGCACTCCGAGGTGCACGAGCCGCTGCAGAACGTACCAGTCAAACCTCTTCGACTGTCACTGAATGGGAAGTTCTATACATCTCTCCCGACAGATGGTCTGATTGTCAGACAAGCCGCCAGTATGATGGCAAGGTGCTCGCCACGAGGCTTCACAAGGATCGGCCGTGTCCGTCACCACAAGTAGTCTCGCGTTTTGAACGACGATGATGCTAACCGAACATCTCTTTGATACACTTGCTACACAGTATCTCGGATGTGCCATCGCTCTTCAGGACTACCTTCTGGCACTTGGCACACACAGGGCCAAAGCATCGATGACAGAGCACCATCTCTGATACGCGCCGAATCCTTCCGCAGCTGGCGCACAGGTTCCTTGTCCCTCTGCCCCTGTAGTCAAAGAGAGTTCGGACCATTGCGGCCGCGTCCTCCTTTGTAAGGCGGCCCGCTATCACCTCTTCGGAACCGCAAACACGACGACGAGCGGCGACATCCCTGCTGACATATACGGTATGGACACCACATCGCCTCAGAGCCTCTTCATGGACATCTTTGCAGGGATAATCCTCGTACTGGCGTCCTTTGTCGTCCACTCGACAGTGAAACGGCTCGTCGAGTCTCATGCCAGGCATATTGGCGTCACGCGTGCATTGGGATACACCACCTCAGAGATACAGAGGTCATACCTGATCCCGCTCTGTATGATGGGCTTCGTCCTCACTCTCCTCGGGACACTGGCCCGGATTGCCCTTGGTCCTCTGACCTCGCAGCTATTCCTCGACTCATACGGACTCTCCTCCGTGCCCACACAGGTGTCCATACCCACTGTTGTCTTGGCACTCATCACGGGACCAATGTCCGTCTTCATCGCAGCATATGTGCCAATACGCAGGATCTCTGGATACGAACCGGCGAGGGCCATAAGGGGTCTGGTGATGCAGCCGGTCACTGTAAGATCGATCCTCATAGAGAGAGGCCTCCGACTTATCGGTGTGAGGGGGTACATCGTGAAGTACGTGGCGAGGGGCCTGTCACTGAACCGAACAAGGACTGCCCTGATGGTCCTCGGGATAGCTCTCGGGGCCGGTCTCGCAGGAGCAATGGACCTCACTGCGTCCAATATGGGGTCAAGCATCGACTGGTACATGGATGCAAATGAACACTGGGACCTGCTCGTGGACTTCGAGAGACCGCTCTCTCTGAACGAGGCACAGTCAGTTCTGTCGCTCGTTCAGGACATAGATCACTACGAACCGTTCCTGAAGACCGGTGCGCGGATAGAGGCCCCCTCAGGTATGCGTTTCACAAGTCTGGTCTGCATCGACATGGAGGGCGCGCTCCACACGCTCGATGTGGTCGATGGTAGTCTGCCTGATAATGGAACCGAGATTGCAATCGCATCCCAGACTTCCATGTATCTTCACATCGGTCTGCATGACTTGGTCAACCTCACACTTGGCAGCACGACTGAGAGGCTCGTGGTCTCAGCGCGACTCTCTTGTAGATATACTTCCAAAGAAGTGGGACCGCAGCCGACGGCTCAGCCACTGCTCCATTTCACAGTCAGAGCCGGTGTAGGCGCTCCGTCGCTGTCGGACGACACGAACGCTTGTGACTCTGCAATACGTCTGACAATGGAGCCAGACGGACTTGGCTGAGGGACTCGTCGAGTCTCGGTCCTCGCAGGATGGCGTCGTCCTAGTCTGGCACGAACACTCCACTCATCGGTGTCACTTCCAGTCCCTCTGCTCTCAAGCGCTTCACGAATGGGGAGATGCCCACCGAGTCTGACGACATGTGTCCTGTGGCGATGAGATTGCCTGAGCCCGAGTATGACTGGAGCTCCTTCAGGTCGCTCTCTCCGATGTGCATGTATATCACTGTTGAGACCCCTGCGTCAAAATAGGCCTTTGCAACTCCGGCACCTCCGTTTGTTCCTCCCGCCATTGCCACGACCCATCGCCCCAAGAGATTGTCAGCTGAGCCCAATGCAACGATCGGTGCAGTGAGTCCCATCTTCAGCTCGGGGAGCTCTTTCATCGCAGCCACAGCATCTTTGACTCTCGGTTCTTTCACAGACGAGACTGCCTTCTCAATGGCCTCGATGAAGCGCTTCCTGCATATGATGTCAAGAGGGAGATGCACATTCATAAGGGGCATGTTGAGCAGCTTGGCCGCTGAGACCACCCGGTCATAGTTGCTCACATGTGCATTGAGTCGCACGCTCTCCAGACGGGGGCGAATTGCCTTCTCAGCTATGTGCGGTGGAACACCCGCTTCAATCATCTGCTGAATCTGCCGCTCGACGACCTTGTCGAACTGAGTCCTTGTGGTGCCTCCCGGTGGATGATGCGCTATCACCAAGTCGTAGTCGAGTTGTCTGGCAAGCAACAGCTCTGCGGTCTCTATATCTATCCCGAACAGAACCTTCTTCACGTCCCTTCCCGGCACATGAATCCCGGAGTCCGCCGGAACATGGTCAAGACCAGCCATATCAAGTGCAATCTGCATTATTCGTTCAGTGTCCATAGGAACTGCCTCCTTTGATGACCACCGCGTACCGTAGGCCATAAGTGTACTTGTAAGACTCTGGAACCAGGTGTCCGCTCATGTGGAGAAATGCTCTCCTTCTCGGAGTGGTCTCTTGAGCGAGGATTCTGACTGCGAGCTAACCGAGTACGGAGTCCTCGACCCGTGCAGACGACTCGGCTGGCCACATAGAGCAGCTTATTAGCACCTCAAGAGTGAATAATGGTGACCCCATGAGTAAGGGAAGCAGAGGACTGATTCCGAATTGAGTGAGAAGATCTATGTCATTAGCTGCAGTGAAGACCTGAAGAGCATGGGAATGGACCGAATGAGGACGGGCATGGAAGGGATGGGTGAGATTGTGTTGTCCCTTGATTGGAGTAAGGTCCGGTTCGTCCCAATAGTGGCTGCTGAGAGAGCTCATTTCAAGGAGGGAGAGACCAAGATCCTATCAATCCGTAGCATAACCGTCCCCCCTTACGCAATGGTCATCCAATCGTTCTATGGTGTGAATGGCATGGGGCATGCGACCTGCATTGGCTCAATGAAGTTTGCCCGTCCGGACAGCGAGAGAGTTGCTGACAAGGCAATGTTCCGCAGCCGACTCGATGCGTCAGTCCTTCCCGGAGACCTACTTGGACAGGTGTTCATTGTACCGGGAAAGAAGGCGTAGCTGTCGTTACAACGATAGTGTCTTGTCGTACTCCTCCATGAGGAGACGCACAATTGTAGGATAGTCCACCTGTGTCACGTCCATGGCCAGTCTGTTTGATAGTCCTCTCTCTTCCAGATGGGTCCTGGAAGCAT
Encoded here:
- a CDS encoding MFS transporter, whose product is TLMLPKNSASVGSPPSIGIGSTLRDVRCVLSSPSFLLATFATFTLFFIRTGVRTTLVPLFAGNNLGLDTSAIGLILTLAAISTAITMVPMGRLSDRIGRRNPLAVCLLLTAFATLLIPFSVDYLTISVNLIVYGAFVGFSGPMAAYVTDLSPPDKIEVSMGLYRMISDIGFVVGPLLLGYVSDITATPVPGETHIGAIGVLPFVVAAALLFVSGLSLLRAADPVRQRRDAPQSEPHP
- a CDS encoding FtsX-like permease family protein; protein product: MDTTSPQSLFMDIFAGIILVLASFVVHSTVKRLVESHARHIGVTRALGYTTSEIQRSYLIPLCMMGFVLTLLGTLARIALGPLTSQLFLDSYGLSSVPTQVSIPTVVLALITGPMSVFIAAYVPIRRISGYEPARAIRGLVMQPVTVRSILIERGLRLIGVRGYIVKYVARGLSLNRTRTALMVLGIALGAGLAGAMDLTASNMGSSIDWYMDANEHWDLLVDFERPLSLNEAQSVLSLVQDIDHYEPFLKTGARIEAPSGMRFTSLVCIDMEGALHTLDVVDGSLPDNGTEIAIASQTSMYLHIGLHDLVNLTLGSTTERLVVSARLSCRYTSKEVGPQPTAQPLLHFTVRAGVGAPSLSDDTNACDSAIRLTMEPDGLG
- a CDS encoding Nif3-like dinuclear metal center hexameric protein, whose product is MDTERIMQIALDMAGLDHVPADSGIHVPGRDVKKVLFGIDIETAELLLARQLDYDLVIAHHPPGGTTRTQFDKVVERQIQQMIEAGVPPHIAEKAIRPRLESVRLNAHVSNYDRVVSAAKLLNMPLMNVHLPLDIICRKRFIEAIEKAVSSVKEPRVKDAVAAMKELPELKMGLTAPIVALGSADNLLGRWVVAMAGGTNGGAGVAKAYFDAGVSTVIYMHIGESDLKELQSYSGSGNLIATGHMSSDSVGISPFVKRLRAEGLEVTPMSGVFVPD
- a CDS encoding DUF22 domain-containing protein; translation: MSEKIYVISCSEDLKSMGMDRMRTGMEGMGEIVLSLDWSKVRFVPIVAAERAHFKEGETKILSIRSITVPPYAMVIQSFYGVNGMGHATCIGSMKFARPDSERVADKAMFRSRLDASVLPGDLLGQVFIVPGKKA